Proteins co-encoded in one Bacillus infantis NRRL B-14911 genomic window:
- a CDS encoding TetR/AcrR family transcriptional regulator, with the protein MPEQESLIDYLFGEKAGLTEKQRSILLAAIQMFSEKGYSATSTNEIAKLAGVAEGTIFRHYKTKKDLLLAIVEPIMSDLVAPYLIQDIEQVLKQRPIRYEDFLRSLLDNRIAFLKKNLPIVKILIQEIPFHPDLKKRFIEQIAEKVFQQFAKIVEYYQEQGQIISGIPPKSIVRMTFSALIGHLAIRYLFLPEAQWDDEAEVERTIRFVMNGLSPLS; encoded by the coding sequence ATGCCTGAACAAGAGTCCCTGATTGATTATCTATTCGGAGAAAAAGCCGGACTGACAGAGAAGCAGAGAAGCATCCTGCTTGCGGCCATTCAAATGTTTTCAGAGAAAGGCTATTCCGCAACATCAACGAATGAAATTGCAAAATTGGCAGGTGTGGCGGAGGGCACGATTTTCCGGCACTATAAAACGAAAAAAGATCTTTTGCTGGCCATTGTCGAACCGATCATGAGCGATCTGGTGGCCCCCTACCTTATCCAGGATATCGAGCAGGTGCTGAAGCAGCGGCCGATCCGCTATGAAGACTTCCTCCGCTCCCTGCTCGACAACCGCATTGCCTTTTTAAAGAAAAACCTGCCGATTGTTAAAATACTGATACAGGAAATCCCCTTTCATCCTGATTTGAAGAAAAGATTTATTGAACAGATTGCCGAAAAGGTTTTTCAGCAGTTTGCAAAAATCGTGGAATATTATCAGGAGCAGGGCCAGATCATTTCCGGCATCCCTCCAAAAAGCATTGTGCGGATGACCTTCAGCGCTTTAATAGGCCATCTCGCCATCCGCTATTTGTTCCTGCCAGAGGCGCAGTGGGATGATGAAGCTGAAGTGGAGCGGACCATCCGTTTTGTCATGAACGGCCTTTCTCCCCTATCATAA
- a CDS encoding sigma-70 family RNA polymerase sigma factor yields the protein MVMKQVEADQVPALAEKADEMYPALQRYSRFLARNSWDGDDLAQEAFLRAASSYEPERVSQALLKKIAYNCWVDVTRKRKKEQLEEAPEPIRNEEKQYVSSEAVEKLLECLTLKQAVIYALKEGFQYTSKEIAGLMQTTEFAVKSALSRARKQLQSDADTGSPDTGSEEAAFVARLLVKSLQEEDPGCLLRALPMLPSLKSLSVHAEPKPCHHRRQSPPQCTLSIAA from the coding sequence ATGGTGATGAAGCAGGTAGAGGCAGACCAGGTGCCGGCATTGGCGGAGAAGGCGGATGAGATGTATCCCGCCCTTCAGCGCTATAGCCGATTTCTCGCACGGAACAGCTGGGATGGGGATGACCTTGCACAGGAGGCTTTCCTCCGTGCCGCCAGCAGCTACGAGCCTGAACGGGTCAGCCAGGCACTTTTGAAGAAAATTGCCTATAACTGCTGGGTGGATGTGACGCGCAAACGTAAAAAGGAGCAGCTGGAGGAGGCGCCGGAGCCCATCCGGAATGAAGAGAAGCAATACGTCAGCAGTGAAGCTGTCGAAAAGCTGTTGGAATGCCTGACCTTGAAGCAGGCAGTCATTTATGCTCTTAAGGAAGGGTTCCAATATACCTCAAAGGAAATTGCCGGACTGATGCAGACAACCGAATTTGCCGTAAAGTCGGCCTTAAGCCGGGCGCGCAAGCAGCTGCAGTCAGATGCAGACACGGGCAGTCCTGACACCGGGAGCGAAGAGGCTGCCTTTGTTGCCAGGCTGCTGGTAAAGTCCCTCCAGGAAGAAGATCCAGGCTGTCTTCTAAGGGCGCTCCCGATGCTGCCGTCACTGAAAAGCCTGTCTGTCCATGCTGAGCCAAAGCCTTGCCATCATCGCAGGCAGTCTCCTCCGCAATGCACACTCTCTATCGCGGCGTAG
- a CDS encoding glycine betaine uptake BCCT transporter: MNEQQDKSLNSVFWVSASVILLLVLTGVFLPDIFSGAAQKAFDFTTYAFGWFYLLSVLLFVFFCLFLAISKYGRIRLGGDDERPEYSFFTWIGMLFSAGFGIGLVFWGIAEPMSHYFSPPIADMEGLTPEAARTAMGYSFFHWGVSQWSVFTIVGLAVGYFQFRKKQDGLVSTTLKPIISTKKERTGLRKFIDILAVIATVLGVATSLGLGILQINGGLNAAFGITNSAWVQIIIIVVLTALFLLSSTTGLDKGIKYLSNLNLSLALIIMLFVFIAGPTVFILNTFTQGIGDYITNFINWSLRLTPYKGGTWVRDWTIFYWAWAIAWSPFVGAFIARVSRGRTIREFVVGVLIIPPLIALLWTAVFGGTALHFDLFQGTSIAEAVNADVTSALFTTYGELPFTFIVSLLSILLIFTFLITSADSATYILGSMTSKGSLMPPLGVRIVWGILIGAIAAVLLLSSGLEGLQTASLVAALPFTVILVFMCISLLKSLSKEPPAPRTKK, encoded by the coding sequence ATGAATGAACAGCAAGATAAGTCATTAAACAGTGTATTTTGGGTCTCTGCTTCAGTGATCCTTCTGCTTGTCCTCACAGGCGTCTTCCTGCCTGACATTTTTTCAGGGGCCGCACAGAAAGCCTTCGATTTCACTACATACGCCTTTGGCTGGTTCTACCTGCTATCGGTACTCCTCTTTGTATTTTTCTGCCTATTCCTGGCCATCAGCAAATATGGCCGCATCCGGCTTGGCGGAGATGATGAAAGACCCGAATATTCCTTTTTCACGTGGATCGGCATGCTCTTCAGCGCCGGATTCGGCATCGGCCTTGTCTTCTGGGGAATCGCCGAGCCGATGAGCCATTATTTTTCGCCTCCCATCGCTGATATGGAAGGGCTCACACCTGAAGCAGCAAGAACTGCCATGGGCTACTCTTTCTTCCATTGGGGCGTCAGCCAATGGTCCGTCTTCACGATTGTCGGACTCGCAGTCGGCTATTTCCAGTTCCGCAAAAAGCAGGACGGGCTTGTTTCCACTACGCTCAAGCCGATCATCAGTACAAAAAAGGAGCGGACAGGCCTCCGGAAATTCATTGATATCCTGGCTGTCATCGCCACTGTCCTTGGGGTAGCCACATCACTCGGGCTTGGGATCCTGCAGATTAACGGCGGATTGAATGCTGCCTTCGGGATCACTAACAGTGCATGGGTGCAGATTATCATCATCGTCGTTTTGACAGCCCTTTTCCTGTTGTCGTCTACGACCGGGTTGGATAAAGGAATCAAGTATTTGAGCAATCTTAACCTTTCCCTTGCTCTGATCATCATGCTCTTTGTATTCATTGCCGGACCGACTGTTTTCATCCTGAATACGTTCACACAGGGCATCGGCGATTATATTACCAATTTCATTAACTGGAGCCTGCGCCTTACACCTTATAAAGGCGGTACATGGGTGCGTGACTGGACGATTTTCTATTGGGCATGGGCGATCGCCTGGTCCCCGTTTGTCGGCGCGTTCATTGCACGGGTATCAAGGGGCAGGACCATCAGGGAATTTGTCGTCGGCGTGCTGATCATACCGCCGCTCATCGCCCTTTTATGGACAGCCGTGTTTGGCGGGACCGCCCTGCATTTTGACCTGTTCCAGGGAACAAGCATAGCTGAAGCAGTCAATGCGGATGTTACCAGTGCACTGTTCACAACATATGGTGAATTGCCGTTTACCTTTATTGTCTCATTATTATCGATTCTGCTGATTTTCACGTTTCTTATTACCTCAGCAGATTCGGCAACCTATATTCTCGGCAGCATGACCTCCAAGGGGTCACTGATGCCTCCCCTCGGTGTGCGCATCGTCTGGGGCATCCTGATCGGTGCGATTGCGGCCGTCCTCCTGCTCAGCAGCGGGCTTGAGGGACTGCAGACTGCCTCGCTTGTCGCAGCCCTGCCATTTACTGTCATCCTTGTCTTTATGTGCATTTCGCTCCTCAAATCATTGAGCAAGGAACCGCCTGCGCCAAGGACCAAAAAATAA
- a CDS encoding ABC transporter ATP-binding protein has translation MSIQAPLVSVNNVSRKFGSQYVLTGLSLTIRQGEIYGLLGPSGAGKTTLIKQIAGLDIPHAGDITIFGEKVPSLSLLERIGYMAQSDALYGELTAAENLRFFASLYGLKGTRKKERMLESMQVVGLSEHMDKLVSNYSGGMKRRLSLAISLLHEPELLILDEPTVGIDPVLRQSIWSAFQELKHKGKTLIITTHVMDEAEKCDRLGLLRDGRLIASGSPAELKAEKNAITIEEAFLAYGGEQR, from the coding sequence ATGAGTATTCAAGCTCCACTCGTTTCTGTTAATAATGTCAGCAGGAAATTCGGAAGCCAGTATGTTCTTACAGGTCTCAGCCTGACAATACGCCAGGGAGAAATCTATGGGCTCCTCGGTCCATCCGGTGCAGGCAAAACCACCCTGATTAAGCAAATTGCCGGACTGGATATTCCCCATGCCGGGGACATCACGATATTCGGCGAAAAGGTTCCATCTTTAAGCCTTTTGGAGAGGATTGGCTATATGGCACAATCAGATGCTCTATATGGAGAACTTACCGCCGCAGAAAACTTAAGATTCTTTGCTTCCTTATACGGCCTTAAGGGGACCCGCAAAAAAGAGCGGATGCTGGAATCCATGCAGGTTGTCGGGTTATCTGAGCACATGGATAAGCTTGTCTCCAACTATTCCGGCGGGATGAAAAGGCGTCTGTCGCTTGCCATTTCCCTTCTTCACGAACCCGAGCTCCTCATTCTGGATGAGCCGACAGTCGGGATCGATCCCGTACTGCGCCAAAGCATCTGGTCAGCCTTTCAGGAATTGAAGCATAAAGGCAAGACACTGATCATCACCACCCATGTAATGGATGAAGCCGAAAAGTGCGACAGGCTCGGACTGCTTCGGGATGGCAGGCTGATTGCTTCCGGCAGCCCGGCAGAATTAAAAGCAGAGAAAAATGCGATCACGATTGAAGAAGCCTTTCTGGCCTATGGAGGTGAACAGCGATGA
- a CDS encoding PQQ-dependent sugar dehydrogenase yields the protein MKKSALFMLLGLLATAGCSAEDKSNETEPRPQESEEAASAVPEAEEFAADLKTPWSIDQAGSTFYITERTGSIVKAEEGSRQRQEVRLKKKLSQASEAGLLGFVLSPDFESSGEAFAYYTYEEGSVQQNRIVVLKQTEDAWEETRLLLDGIPSGQYHHGGRLKIGPDGKLYATAGDAAADPEIAQDLDSLGGKILRMNLDGTVPDDNPFAGSYVYSYGHRNPQGLAWAEDGTLYASEHGPSANDEINRIEAGKNYGWPVIQGKQEKEGMETPLFTSGEDNTWAPSGIAIKDGKLYAAALRGTAVLEFNLESGELKELITGAGRIRDVLLSGNVLYFAGNNTDGRGNPGPNDDKLYKIRLSE from the coding sequence GTGAAAAAATCAGCCCTATTCATGCTGCTCGGTTTGCTGGCAACGGCGGGCTGCTCGGCAGAAGACAAATCGAATGAGACAGAGCCGAGGCCGCAGGAAAGCGAGGAGGCGGCTTCAGCCGTGCCGGAGGCGGAAGAGTTCGCGGCCGATCTGAAGACCCCGTGGTCGATCGACCAGGCAGGAAGCACTTTTTATATAACTGAAAGGACAGGGAGCATTGTAAAAGCAGAAGAAGGCAGCCGGCAGAGGCAGGAGGTCCGCCTGAAAAAGAAACTCTCACAGGCTTCGGAGGCCGGCCTGCTCGGCTTTGTCCTTTCCCCGGATTTTGAAAGCTCTGGAGAAGCCTTTGCGTATTATACGTATGAAGAAGGATCCGTACAGCAGAACCGGATCGTCGTCCTGAAGCAGACGGAGGATGCCTGGGAGGAAACAAGGCTGCTGCTGGATGGGATCCCGAGCGGGCAATACCATCATGGGGGCCGCCTGAAAATCGGCCCTGACGGCAAGCTTTATGCTACCGCAGGCGACGCGGCAGCCGATCCGGAAATCGCCCAGGATCTGGATTCCCTCGGCGGAAAAATCCTCCGGATGAATCTGGATGGAACGGTTCCCGACGATAATCCATTTGCCGGTTCTTATGTATACAGCTATGGCCACCGCAATCCGCAGGGCCTTGCCTGGGCTGAAGACGGCACCCTTTATGCCTCTGAGCACGGACCTTCCGCCAATGATGAGATCAACCGGATCGAGGCCGGGAAAAACTACGGCTGGCCGGTCATCCAGGGCAAGCAAGAGAAGGAAGGCATGGAAACGCCGCTCTTCACCTCAGGGGAAGACAATACCTGGGCCCCATCCGGCATTGCCATCAAGGACGGCAAGCTATATGCGGCTGCGCTGAGGGGTACTGCAGTACTTGAATTCAACCTGGAGTCAGGGGAGCTAAAGGAACTCATCACCGGTGCCGGAAGGATCAGGGATGTGCTGCTCTCCGGTAATGTCCTGTATTTCGCCGGCAATAATACGGATGGCCGCGGCAACCCGGGGCCAAACGATGATAAGCTGTATAAAATCCGGCTTTCAGAATAG
- the bshB2 gene encoding bacillithiol biosynthesis deacetylase BshB2: MDKERHVLVIFPHPDDEAFGVSGTIASHVNSGTPVTYACLTLGQMGRNLGNPPFATRESLPLIRRKELKEAARVLGIQDLRMLGYRDKTIEFEDEKLLTDHLFSIVEEVNPSLVISFYPGYSVHPDHDATGAAVVRALERLPEQDRPKLHCVAFSNNCVDELGEADILNDVSAVVDQKLAAIKAHLSQTQLMAAQTEEKLKNKDPQATAWIQNERFWTYKFQ; this comes from the coding sequence ATGGATAAGGAAAGACATGTACTCGTCATTTTCCCGCACCCGGATGATGAAGCGTTTGGCGTGTCAGGCACGATTGCTTCCCATGTTAACAGCGGGACCCCTGTTACATATGCATGCCTGACGCTTGGCCAGATGGGGCGCAATCTGGGTAACCCTCCTTTTGCAACGAGGGAGAGTCTGCCGCTGATTCGCCGCAAAGAATTGAAGGAGGCTGCCCGCGTCCTGGGGATCCAGGATTTGCGGATGCTCGGCTATCGTGACAAAACCATTGAATTTGAGGATGAAAAATTGCTCACCGACCACCTTTTTTCCATTGTGGAAGAAGTGAATCCGTCACTGGTCATTTCCTTTTATCCGGGATATTCGGTTCACCCGGACCATGATGCAACAGGGGCAGCTGTTGTAAGGGCACTTGAGCGCCTGCCTGAGCAGGACCGGCCGAAGCTGCATTGTGTCGCATTTTCCAATAACTGCGTCGATGAACTTGGCGAAGCGGATATTCTCAATGATGTCAGCGCCGTTGTCGACCAGAAGCTTGCTGCCATTAAAGCGCATCTTTCCCAGACACAGCTGATGGCTGCCCAAACGGAGGAAAAGCTGAAAAATAAGGACCCGCAGGCTACAGCCTGGATCCAGAATGAACGGTTCTGGACTTATAAGTTCCAATAA
- a CDS encoding DNA alkylation repair protein, which yields MYLKPLEEKFTLHRNAEQAEPMRKYMKGNFPFLGIRTPERRKLTKGFFAETQILKEPFQHEFVSELWKKEEREYQYAACDYILSSLKKLVKDDMLFMERLITEKSWWDTVDTLAAHPVGRIASDHPETIEDTVKDWAYGSHLWLRRTSIIFQLRYKQNTSEGILYEFISQNAGSKEFFIQKAIGWALREYSKTNPESVRSFISSSPLAPLSIREGSKYLK from the coding sequence ATGTATCTCAAACCTTTGGAAGAAAAATTCACCCTGCACAGGAATGCTGAGCAGGCAGAGCCGATGAGAAAATATATGAAAGGCAACTTCCCGTTCCTGGGAATAAGGACGCCGGAGCGCAGGAAGCTTACGAAGGGGTTTTTTGCAGAAACTCAGATCTTGAAGGAGCCTTTTCAGCATGAGTTTGTGTCAGAGCTATGGAAGAAGGAAGAAAGGGAATATCAATATGCAGCCTGTGACTATATCCTCAGCTCCTTGAAGAAGCTTGTAAAAGACGACATGCTATTTATGGAGAGATTGATTACAGAAAAGTCCTGGTGGGATACTGTTGATACATTGGCTGCCCACCCTGTCGGCCGAATTGCCTCCGATCATCCTGAAACCATTGAGGATACAGTGAAGGATTGGGCCTATGGCAGCCATCTATGGCTGAGAAGGACAAGCATCATCTTTCAGCTCCGGTACAAGCAAAATACAAGTGAAGGCATCCTGTATGAATTCATCAGCCAGAATGCCGGCAGCAAGGAATTTTTTATCCAAAAGGCAATCGGCTGGGCCTTGAGGGAGTACAGCAAGACAAACCCTGAGTCAGTCAGAAGCTTTATCAGCAGTTCTCCGCTCGCACCCTTGAGCATCCGTGAGGGTAGCAAATATTTAAAATAA
- the clpP gene encoding ATP-dependent Clp endopeptidase proteolytic subunit ClpP: MTAIPYVIEQSSRGERSYDIYSRLLKDRIIMIGEEINDHVANSVIAQLLFLAADAPDKDISLYINSPGGSTTAGFAIYDTMQYIKPDVRTICTGMAASFGAMLLLAGTKGKRCSLPNSEIMIHQPLGGARGQATEIEISAKRILKLREHINGIISEKTGQPVEKVARDTDRDYFMSAEEAKEYGIIDTIIFHS, from the coding sequence ATGACGGCAATACCATATGTAATTGAACAGTCGAGCAGGGGCGAGCGCTCCTATGATATCTATTCACGGCTTCTGAAGGACAGGATCATCATGATTGGAGAAGAAATCAATGATCACGTGGCAAACAGTGTGATTGCCCAGCTTCTGTTTCTTGCCGCAGATGCGCCAGACAAGGATATATCGCTTTATATCAATAGCCCGGGCGGATCCACAACAGCAGGCTTTGCAATTTATGACACTATGCAGTACATCAAGCCTGACGTCAGGACAATCTGCACGGGTATGGCCGCTTCCTTCGGTGCGATGCTCCTGCTCGCCGGCACGAAAGGCAAGCGCTGCAGCCTGCCAAACAGCGAAATCATGATCCATCAGCCGCTCGGCGGGGCCAGGGGGCAGGCAACTGAAATTGAAATATCCGCGAAACGCATTCTGAAGCTCCGGGAGCATATCAACGGAATCATTTCCGAAAAAACGGGCCAGCCTGTTGAAAAAGTGGCCAGGGATACAGACCGCGACTATTTCATGAGCGCCGAAGAAGCGAAAGAATACGGGATTATCGATACTATCATCTTTCATAGCTGA
- a CDS encoding SDR family oxidoreductase, whose amino-acid sequence MYPVYPYYGKKEECKEKPLSFPPQHQDVQPGLEYQMVPRPISEDPDYRGSGKLKGKVAIITGGDSGIGRAAAYAFVKEGAKVVIVYLNEHQDARETQERIRELGGESLFIAGDMRREDFSREIVEKTLHHFGRIDILVNNHGVQFVQKSILDITREQLFDTFETNIFAFFYLTKAVLPHMKAGGSIINTTSVTAYEGHKDLIDYSSTKGAIVTFTRSLSLSLEKNGIRVNAIAPGPIWTPLIPASFSAKKVSEFGTDTPMKRAGQPFELAPAYVYLASDDSRYMSGQVLHINGGTMVSS is encoded by the coding sequence ATGTATCCAGTCTATCCTTATTACGGAAAAAAAGAGGAATGCAAAGAAAAGCCGCTGTCTTTCCCGCCGCAGCATCAGGATGTACAGCCCGGCCTGGAATATCAGATGGTGCCAAGACCGATTTCGGAGGACCCGGACTACCGGGGGTCAGGGAAACTGAAAGGGAAGGTGGCCATCATCACCGGCGGGGACAGCGGGATTGGCCGTGCGGCGGCTTACGCGTTTGTAAAGGAAGGCGCCAAAGTCGTCATTGTCTACCTGAATGAGCACCAGGATGCCAGGGAAACACAGGAAAGGATACGGGAGCTTGGCGGGGAAAGTCTTTTTATCGCCGGCGATATGAGAAGGGAAGACTTTTCCCGGGAAATTGTCGAAAAAACGCTTCATCATTTCGGAAGGATCGATATCCTCGTCAATAACCATGGCGTCCAATTTGTGCAGAAGAGCATTCTCGATATCACAAGGGAACAGCTCTTCGACACCTTTGAAACCAATATTTTCGCGTTTTTCTACTTAACAAAAGCCGTTCTTCCCCATATGAAGGCAGGGGGCTCCATCATCAATACAACGTCCGTTACGGCCTACGAAGGCCATAAAGATCTGATTGACTATTCCTCGACAAAAGGTGCGATCGTAACCTTTACAAGGTCCTTATCATTGTCGCTTGAGAAAAATGGAATCCGGGTGAATGCCATAGCTCCCGGTCCTATATGGACACCGCTCATCCCCGCCAGCTTCTCTGCGAAGAAGGTATCAGAATTCGGCACAGATACGCCGATGAAAAGGGCTGGCCAGCCGTTTGAGCTGGCTCCGGCGTATGTTTACCTTGCCTCCGACGACTCCCGCTATATGAGCGGGCAGGTGCTTCATATCAACGGCGGGACGATGGTAAGTTCATAA
- a CDS encoding ABC transporter permease, which yields MRLTALVIRILRQFIRDKRTMALMILAPILILTMLHLVFNGEDYNPKIGLAGIPSEWSERLEFQDAAVTEYDSADHAEDDLKEGKLDAYLSMNNGTPAVRLEGSDPSISREAAQEVQEAFKQLQPGGQESGLKISQLHGSPDMGQFDYFGPVLVGFFTFFFVFLIAGVSFLRERTTGTLERLLASPLRRWEIVGGYIAGFGIFTMLQASIIASFAVYVLDMRMEGSFLYVLLTVLLLSLTALTLGIFLSAFANNELQMIQFIPLAVVPQIFFSGLFNLETISGWLSWIGPLTPLYYGANALRDVMVRGYGFGEICPDLIVLAGFSLAFALLNVLALKRYRKI from the coding sequence ATGAGGCTGACTGCTTTGGTTATCAGGATTTTAAGGCAGTTTATTAGAGATAAACGTACAATGGCCCTGATGATCCTCGCCCCGATTCTCATCCTGACGATGCTTCATCTCGTCTTTAACGGAGAAGATTATAATCCTAAAATTGGCCTGGCCGGAATTCCTTCCGAATGGTCTGAAAGGCTTGAGTTTCAGGACGCTGCTGTAACAGAATACGATTCGGCCGATCACGCTGAGGATGACCTGAAGGAGGGGAAACTGGATGCCTATCTGTCCATGAACAATGGGACACCGGCAGTCAGACTGGAAGGAAGCGATCCCAGCATAAGTAGGGAAGCGGCACAGGAAGTCCAGGAAGCTTTCAAGCAGCTTCAGCCTGGCGGCCAGGAGTCCGGCTTGAAAATCAGCCAGCTGCACGGCTCACCCGATATGGGACAATTCGATTACTTCGGGCCGGTTCTGGTCGGCTTCTTTACCTTCTTCTTTGTTTTCCTGATTGCAGGTGTATCCTTTTTGCGGGAAAGGACTACCGGAACGCTTGAGCGGCTCTTGGCCAGTCCTTTGAGGCGCTGGGAGATCGTAGGCGGATATATTGCAGGCTTCGGCATTTTTACCATGCTCCAGGCAAGCATCATTGCCTCTTTTGCCGTTTATGTACTGGATATGAGAATGGAAGGTTCTTTCCTTTATGTGCTGCTCACTGTCCTGCTGCTCTCCTTGACAGCTCTTACACTCGGAATCTTTTTATCTGCTTTTGCCAATAACGAGCTTCAGATGATCCAGTTCATCCCGCTTGCGGTCGTGCCGCAGATCTTCTTTTCCGGTCTGTTCAATCTTGAGACGATCTCCGGCTGGCTCAGCTGGATCGGTCCGCTGACGCCGCTCTATTATGGTGCGAATGCTTTAAGGGATGTGATGGTCCGCGGATATGGCTTTGGGGAGATTTGTCCGGATCTTATTGTCCTGGCTGGATTCTCTCTCGCCTTTGCCCTGCTCAATGTCCTTGCCCTGAAAAGATACCGGAAGATCTAG
- a CDS encoding SRPBCC family protein — MADFKSTVIIRRPVAEVFQYATNPDNAPEIMPNVVKMEKATDGPIGPSTKFIETRMIRGKKVKAEIEYTQFEQDRSYTAKSNSNGLVVTYDYTFTEIDEGTQVELEANIHTSGFIMSLTKPMLVKIIKKEDGRQLSYLKQMLQGDEE; from the coding sequence ATGGCTGATTTTAAATCAACTGTCATTATAAGAAGACCAGTAGCAGAAGTTTTCCAGTACGCCACCAACCCGGACAACGCGCCTGAAATTATGCCGAATGTCGTCAAGATGGAAAAGGCAACGGACGGTCCGATCGGGCCATCCACGAAATTCATTGAAACAAGGATGATCAGGGGCAAGAAGGTCAAGGCTGAAATTGAATATACACAATTTGAACAGGACAGGTCCTATACAGCAAAAAGCAATTCCAATGGGCTGGTTGTCACGTATGATTATACATTCACGGAAATTGATGAAGGCACGCAGGTGGAGCTCGAAGCCAATATCCACACATCCGGCTTCATCATGTCCCTGACAAAGCCAATGCTCGTAAAGATTATAAAAAAAGAAGATGGCAGGCAGCTGTCCTATCTGAAGCAGATGCTGCAGGGGGATGAAGAGTAA
- a CDS encoding Cof-type HAD-IIB family hydrolase: MVKCIAIDMDGTLLTATQQITEENRKAIQKAQAEGVEVVIATGRSYFEANFVLEEAGIHTPMICVNGAEVRSIDKEVIASNPLDKSTARTAGMALLQNGVYFEVYTNKGTYTIDADKGVSIIVDIFMSGNPEADVDEVMKAAEERFTKGLVQKVDSYDILFDDTEHQIYKLLAFSFDAERLAAAKEALVPLEDEGLVISSSGEENLELTSKQAQKGVALEAFLEKSGTGIQDAMAIGDNYNDLSMFKRVGRSVAMGNADEIIKAQCDFVTLTNEESGVAKAILDALKA, translated from the coding sequence ATGGTGAAATGCATCGCGATTGATATGGACGGGACACTGCTGACCGCAACCCAGCAGATTACAGAAGAAAACAGAAAAGCGATCCAGAAGGCGCAGGCAGAAGGGGTGGAGGTTGTCATCGCCACAGGACGATCCTATTTTGAAGCGAACTTCGTCCTGGAAGAAGCCGGGATACACACCCCGATGATCTGCGTCAATGGGGCCGAAGTGAGGTCCATCGATAAAGAAGTAATAGCCAGCAATCCGCTTGACAAGTCGACGGCAAGGACAGCCGGCATGGCGCTCCTGCAAAATGGCGTTTATTTTGAAGTGTACACAAACAAAGGCACTTACACGATTGATGCCGATAAAGGCGTCTCTATCATCGTCGACATCTTTATGAGCGGAAACCCTGAAGCTGATGTGGATGAAGTCATGAAGGCGGCAGAGGAAAGGTTCACAAAAGGGCTTGTCCAAAAGGTGGACAGCTACGATATCCTTTTTGATGATACAGAGCATCAAATTTATAAGCTCCTTGCCTTCTCATTCGACGCTGAAAGGCTTGCAGCGGCAAAGGAAGCCCTTGTGCCGCTTGAGGACGAAGGGCTCGTCATCAGCTCTTCCGGTGAGGAAAACCTGGAGCTGACTAGCAAACAAGCGCAAAAGGGCGTTGCGCTTGAAGCCTTCCTTGAAAAAAGCGGGACAGGCATCCAGGATGCAATGGCAATAGGCGATAACTATAACGATCTTTCTATGTTCAAACGGGTGGGCAGGTCTGTCGCCATGGGCAATGCAGACGAAATCATCAAGGCACAGTGCGACTTTGTGACGCTGACTAATGAAGAAAGCGGAGTGGCAAAAGCAATCCTGGATGCCCTTAAGGCATAG